In the genome of Sebastes fasciatus isolate fSebFas1 chromosome 23, fSebFas1.pri, whole genome shotgun sequence, the window taaaaaataagtaaatacaaaacaaataaatttaaaaaaaaaaataaaaaaaaaaaaagtttggtggAAGTTTaggcaaattaaaaaaaataaataataataaatactttggaGAAGCAGAGAAAGATGTCGGTGGACAgtagcttaaaaaaaaatacggttaattattaaaaatatattttgttaaaGGGGGGGGGAAATTGTCGCCATGGTTACAGCTGCGTAGCGGAAGCGCGCTTTCCAGTCGGGGACGCGCACGTCAGGTAGTGCGGAAAAATAGTTGAATGGACTACAGTCGTTCACATTAACACAACAAATACACTGTAACTACgtgtaaaaatacaatataaacatAATTAGTCGCATGAAAGAAGTTTAGAAGAAGTTTAAGGACGTATTTACCTCTgctttgatttgtttttccccccaaatgatgagaaaaagcaacaaaataataaaataaaagctgaaTTATGCTCCTACCTGCAGCCCGGTCCGCCACCGACACCGTCACCGACATGCCTGCAGAGAGCCTGGAGCCGGTGTGCCGGTTGAAGGCTACATGTGGAGCCGCAGCAGCTGTAGTAgtaacagaggagaggaggaggagagctgcagaGAAGCAGAGTGTTGTATAATTGacttcattttctctcctcctcctcctcctcctcctcctcctgttttttttttggtttttttacaaaggaggaggagtggtgATAGAAACGTGAGGGATGAGTGAGAACAGAACACCCACGTCTTCTAGGAAACTATAAGTTCACACTTGCCTCCTACTTTCATCACCCTTTTTATTTGGTTCTTTCATTCATGCcccagcttttattttgacagccAGGGTACCCGGCGTTTTGCTTGGGACAGCTTGCAACCCCATTCATTATCACCGCATGATTCGGGATCCCctttaaatttcaaaataaagcgtAATAACGCTGGGTGACACTTTGCagagactaaacgaggcagataaaacatataacaggtaaaacacacacacagttataaagcaaataaaacaggtagggtagatgtaataaataaatataaacagaagtatTACACTTgaggaataaaatataaaaatagatgtaatgtaaacagaggtaattgcatttgtaaaacaggtagggtagatgtaataaatagataaatgtaaACAATGGTAGTTGCACTACCTTTTAAAACTACTACTTTTAAAACGTGTGGTATTTTGTATAGTGAACAAGTTTAGAACCCTGAATACTCTGgtaaaaatgttattattgttCTTCACAATTAGGTTAAAACTTAATTAAGTTAAAGCAGaaattataatgaaaataaacatgagaaaatgttaaagttgtatttttaaatgtatttttttgcgTTTTTATTTGACGTCATAACAATATGTAAATGTAAGTGACAGTGAACAAAATGTTCTACTGGTTTTTATTTCCCATCACAGAGGTCGTAAATCACTCGCAGATGATGTTATGGATAGGGTGGTCAAACTGGATTATCAGGATTGCGACTGTGACAatgcctatatatatatatattattattattattattattatatatatatattattatatatatataataatatattatatattattgttaattatatattatatatattattattaggctTATAATTATCCCTGACGGTGCAGGTGTGACTGATTCCTCAGGTGATAACGTATATTTTGATGTTCTGACGTAGTGCGCGTCACAGATCTGACTTTGCTACTCTGTCGCATTCCTCCCAAACACAGCGGAAGTGGCGAGGAGGGCTCACTCTGTCATTATTTCCTAGCACgatggttcccaaactttttttttttttttgcatggagGAACCCCtgaaccaggggtcagcaacctgcgtctctttagctcctctccagtggctccctgtggatttataaaaatggaaatgaataactgtttttttgtttacattttcatttttatttatcattgttgaaggtctatggtacgacggagtattagggccacatttaggacaaataaataaatctgagattacgagaataaagtcataaatttacgagaaaaaaattgtaattttacgtgttattttctttttttctcgtaaattatgactttattctcgtaaaattacgattttttttctcgttaagttatgactttgtcgtaatattacgtcttttttctcgttaagttatgactttattctcgtaatatgacttttttctctttaaattatgactttattctcgtaataaaaaaaaaaattctcacagttatgactttattctcgtaatatcacgattttttttctcgtaaagttcttactttattctcgtaatattatgactttttttctcgttaagttatgacttagttctcgtaatattacgactttttttctcgttaagttatgactttattctcttaatattacaactttttttcttgtaaagttatgaatttcttctcttaatattacgactttattctggaaatctcagatgttttttccctcaatgtggccctaatactccgtagtaatttgctctttggccctcactgcattagacttatattctatatacttagactataaactgtgttaccttcatcacaatgctcaaatgttttgtggctccagacagattttttattttttttcagtagTTTTACACTTGCCCCATGTtcctaaaatatataataaaatattttgtgCAATTAGGTTTCCATCTTCACGAATCTCTTAAACACAACATGTGAAAAAcgactaaacaaaaaaaaagtagttaGCGAGTattctacatacagtatatagatatctacacatgtacatactgtacataatcatcccATCTGTATATTCATccggtatttatttatttgcactatttgtattgttacaACTTccgaacacttgacttgtatattgacattttatttttatttttattattgtattctttattgttatttctATTAGTCCAGACAGTTTTACACTTgtcttaaaatatataataaaatattttgtgaaGTTAGGTTTCCATCTCCACGAATCTCTCAAACACAACATGTgaaaaacgagaaaaaaaaaaaaaaagtagttatCAAGGATTGTATAATGGTGTCCTCATTTCCCccaattctttaaaaaaaaaataagaaaaccccaCTCAGAGTgatccctctcctcttctcaaaCGTTGACGATCTGCTGCCCTCACCTACATAGTGTAATTCGAGACCTTTGCACGAGATTTTACGTAAAACGACGCGGCTGCACGTGCCAACCATAAACGTGTTGacctatatattatataactcAGACGGTCACGTGGCAACGGTTGGCTCGGTAACCCATTTAAAAGCTCGTCTCGCGCAGAGAAAGTACAACGGTCCCCCGCGTGCACTGCTAGTGGACTTCACCGAACCCGGAAGTATCGTGAAGCGGACAGTAAACACAGATAGCAGCTCTCTGATTAaactttaaagggacatttATATATGATTTCAAAGGTTTACATTCATATAGTGTGTGCCGATGAAGTCCCTATTGTGTTAACTTACAGAGTGGAAAGTCTCTTCAGCCTACTTTATTGTTGTTTCCTCATTTAAAACAATACAGTATAAAATAGGCTTTTTTTTGCATGGGGTTTGGCAGTGAGTTCACTCCAGGTGTGGCTACTTATTCGTGCCGTACTGTCTGAGACCATTCTGAGACAGGGCGGCACAGAAACATGACATGAGACCTGGCCTCAAATCATTTAGATGTCCACGTTTAATCActgatgaattaaaaaaaacaacatgggtCAACCTTTAACCTGAGGACAACAACTTTATAAACTAGgggaaaaaagtttggaaacttgtgtttggtggattatttctctgttgttacaatgctaattggcattgtattttacatggttagAAAGcgtgtttatttaccttcacaatgatgtccaacttgtaaggatcatgcatttgtgggatgagcaacacagctgattatgtgggtagagCCCAAgaaaaaaattgccaaaatgctctgccaatggtaaacagtgtattctccaattgactcttgttttgagttgtttggtggattggatgattgaactcacCCACTCTACCCACATAATTATAGAAATATGAAGTATTCTGCTTTtggtaaaacaaaaaatcaagCATCtacttaattaataattatttaaatatgaaatattgtttttgataaaataaaaatcaagcatctacttaattaataattatagaaatattaaatattttgtttttggtaataaaaaaaaaatagaaatcaaGCATAtacttaattaataattatataaatataaagtattctgtttttggtaaaaaaaaaatcaagcatACAgtgaattaataattatataaatatgaagTATTCTGTTTTtggtaaaataaaaatcaagcCTCtacttaataaataattatagaaatatgaaatattctgTTTTCGGTAGGTTAATAACGGGGTTATGACATGTCACCTCTGCATCAGGTGCAATCAAGTAACCTGGTTGTTGTCGGCTCTCTGTAGTAACCTGATTTCTTAATGAAGCCTAAACCAGAAACCCGGTTTCCCTAATCGGGGTAAGGGATTCAGGGAAACCCGGTTAACACaaccatgtttgttttgttgttgttgggggGAAAAACGTGAATATCTTGGTCATTCACACATGTAACAATTGTAAACGGTGATACAACCAACACGTGAGAGGAGTTCTGAAGGGAAAAAATGTGATGAAACATCTCCACATGGTGCGTCCTTGACCTGTAGCCTATctagaataaataaatccaaagtcggaataaaaacagaaatgatgGGGGTGAATCATTCATAGGCTATTAAATATAATTGAATAAAAGGAAATTTGATTAATGGCCATATGTGTATGTGCAAATTAGACCaaccagcatttttttttttttgctttacacATCAGAATTTGTGTAGTGTGACAAACATCTAGAAAGAGATCATTTTTGCACCTCCCATAGtttaaaatatctttaaaatattatttgttgttattgatgtgaaattaaatttaaggaattaagaaaaaaatgtttttcccatTTGATCTCTATTTTTCTTAAAGTTAATTTTAACTGTGGAAGGACATGTTAACCAGGCAGGATCTGTCCATATTTGATCCTTTACTGTAAATGATCAACCAACCTCAGTGATAAAAAGGTTTTCACGTGACAACAGTTGTACAGCTATAAACCTCAGAGCCCATTCATAAGAAACCCTGATCAGCTGCTCTGGTGTGTATCAAGTGCTCTCTCTAGTGGACACAGTGAATCACTGCAACAATCTTATTTATTTGCTCAATCGTAGCTCTGTTTTGGGAATTCttacttattattttatagcccatttctttttctattcatctatttttttcttccatcaatgctgcattttaaaataaaatagttgTCATCAAAATATCGCTGTCAAACTAACTAATTCTCATCAAAACAGAGTCTGCAACGGTCATTTCCCCCAGGATAGTGTATAATATAGAGTAAGAATGACTAtgttttattactgtaaatatagATAATGAAGTCAAGAGTCGGACTTTACACTACAGTAAATCCTACATTCATAAAATGATCATTGTGACTGTGTTTCATTGCATCAGTTTTGTATACgacaaagtttgtttttaactcAAGACACCAAACTACATTGCAATTAGAtggaaatataataattaaatatgcaGTTTTaaaccatcaacaacaaccatttCTAATATGCTGTAAAACATTGTTGAATTAATACTTTCAAAACCTTTTCCTTTgtcatacgtcagcggactaatttgcctaatctccGCTGGTCTTTTAGACcacggtggaaacgcagacaacagtgtGCTGAAGAAACCTTTTAgctccttgaaaagtagttcccgGGACTAAAAGCcgtttggtggaaacccggctttaGAGAAGCACTCCACAATATTCAAGACCCACCTTCACCCCATCCCAACCAACAACAAATAGAAACCTTAAAACTTGAAgtgtttaattttattatttgaaGCATTTTATCAACATAAAAACTCATCAACGTGAATGAATATATTAATGAGCATTTCCTTCTTCGCTCCTTCACGGACGGTTTTCCTTCAAGTGTCTACAACGATATGTACACAGCATTACACAAAATACCTCACGACATAGTCCTGGCCTGTGGAGGGTTTATTTTTAAACCTTTTACAAGTGAATCTTGCTTTAACAAGGGGGGGAAATTACATGTTATTAGCTAAGTCACGGGGCGCTGAGGTTTCAGAGGCAGAGGCGTCGAAAACTAGATTCTAGATGTGAatgtatggaggaccacaagagtcacggaAATAGtattaaagcatttaattgattaatatctACGGCTGTCAATGGATAATATTTATCGCGATAAATCACagatttttaatctgttcaaaatgtaccttaaagggagatttgtcaagtatttaatactcttatcaacatgggagtgggtaaatatgctgctttatgcaaatgtatgtatatatttatttattattggaaatcaattaacacaaaacaatgacaaatattgtccagaaaccctcacaggtactgcatttagcataaataaatatgctcaaatcataacatggctaactcacagtttttccctcgccaaaatgtagcataactttggagtgttatttagcctccttagctagtatgacatggtaccaattgattccttaggttttctagtttcatatgataccagtaccttcattatagccttaaaactgagcccgctacaacctccgaaaaatcgattgcgttaaaataattagtgccgttaaaacaaatttgcgttaacgggttattatcacgttaactttggcagccctattaataactaattgtaaaataaaaataggcattaataaatttgtttacaaattaatttatttttctatgaATAAATTgactaaagtgtttttttttgtaaatccctttttaatttcaactacttattgatggattaatatttaatttgtaaattatttttattgcctattaaaatgtcaaataatgaattactttgtaatttaatCCATTTATTCAtggattaataaattaatttgtaaacaaattagttaatgcctatttttattgtacaattagttattaatcaattaaatgctttatcaCTATTTTcttgactcttgtggtcctccatataAATGGGCCTTTAATCTGCTTTTATCCTTTAAGTTTGTGTCAGCCATTTTTTTAAGGTTAAATACAGTTTTCCCTGCTCTCCGAGTGAGGGAAGTGATTCTCTAAATCGTGAACACTGATCtgacaaacaacacaaagaGTCAGTCAATacgcttttttttgtttggtccATCAGAATTGAATAATCTGGCTTAACTCGTGATGAAAGTGAACTCTTTCTCAATCTCGTGGAGAATTGAAGTCACGATAATTTAGCTCCCTTTAGATAAAGTGACACAGTAACGGATTTCAAGTCATCTTggacatatatttatatatatttatagaatCGTATGGTTGCCAAATAACCCTCCTTTTTCATCTCCTGTGCATCTacttttgaagaaaaaaaaactataacacAGAACATGAGTTTGACATCGAACAAGGTCACACATCACCTCACAACAAAAAGCACTGAGTATCTACTTCCATGAAAACGCCATTTTCGTCCCGAGCAgtcacacactcaaacacactccCTAGTTTCTCGTGAACAATCTTTAACAGTTTGGCTGTGAAACAGGACGCTCTGAATACAGCAGTTTGGCTTTTCCCAGGTTGTGTCAGTGTGTTCCAGTGATTAGACATCTGCAGCGGTACGTACTGTAGCCATCAACTAAATCCCCCATCATGCATCTATCCTGCTACTGGTCTTAGCTTTGATGACATGTATCTGGGTTAGAATCTGGATTTTTAATATTGCGGGAAAAATACTGGCCAATCAGGGTTGTCTCTCTGATGTGATGCAGAtcatttacagacatttttctgtttgtaattaaaggggcactccactgTTTTATCATATCAAGATCAGTTTACTCTTCATCATGTCATGGAGCTCAGCCTGTGAAAATAGtgtctgtggctctggagggagTGCACTAaagtataaaaacaaatgtaccctgatgatgtcaaagTGATGTCATGAGGATTATCTCGGTTTTGGGTTGAGAGACTACCAATTTCTGACAGAACGCCTGTGTTACAAACAAGGGGGAGAGTTTGAACGACGTAGGCATCTATCAACAAAcgtgaaaaataataaataatgcagaAATATACACATCAGTCAACCCTAACTTGCACATTGCTTATAAGTCTTGATGGTGGCCAAATTGTAACAGGACTACCTGTGCAGCAGATCGACTGGTTCAGGTGTATTATCATACACTGCTCTAGTTTATCAAACTGCAAGATCGCTTCTTTTCTCTATCAATTCCTCAGATATAGCACCACAATCAGTTTAACATGGGGTTCCTGTGATGGCTACAGCTGAACTTAGTCCAATATGGTAAAGTCCTTCCTGTCCCTGTATGAACATTTATAGCTTTTCTTAACAGATGTGCCAACTGAGAAACATCCGTCTCTGCTCACTCAGTGTAGAAATAGAAACTATTCCAAGTTTAGCTCTCTTGGaaaggtgtttttattttaaaaaggtaGTTTTAAGTTAAGTGCAGTAAGCGACGGCTACATCTGAATGTGTGATGATCAGAGTTCTTTGGTAACTACATTTTTAGCGCTGCGTCTAATCACAACTCTGAGTAGACGTTGATGGTTTAATGGGGTTTTTGTTGTTGAGTGAGACGAGCCTGACATTAGCTTTTTTTTATGGTGAGGgggaaaaataacattaaatacaTCCAGTGGATAGTTAATTCAAAATGAACTAAGACATTTTAGGAACCTAAATGTACACGTGTCTAAGATATCCACTTTTATTACTTAGTTTCTATTTTAGTTTACTTGACAAACAAAGTTGTTCATTGTGTTTGCCTTGACGCACTGTGTTTTTACGAGCCCCTTGTTTAATTATCCAACCTATAAAAACCTCTTTCCTATACTGCCTTTGTTTCCTCACTCTGTTTTATCACTTTTATCACTCTGCAGACACTAAATATACATCAGAGCTTTTGTATTTGCTTTAAGAGACATTGTTGACTCATAAACTTTAACTTTTCCCACCTTCAAACAGCTTTACTATTTCTAATAGTAATTAACACTTTCTGATTAATCTCTGATAACGTCGCTAAAACATTTGGCTAAATATTTATCAGCTATTTAAAAAGGCACTTTGCATGTTTTTGTCCATCTAAGAAGGAAGCGATTGGCTCATTAGAATTAAAATCAGGGGGTAATATCAATTACTGTAGCGCTGATCTAAAAAGAACAGAACAAAACAACACGACTGAGGGGAAGTGGCAAGCTCTGCGGCTTTTTTTGGCGTACGCATGAATGGGCAACACTCCACGGTAACGGATGTCAAGCGCAGGGCAAACCGCATTCACGCGTCTCCTGGCAACCAGTAGGTCCTCTGTGAGAATAGCAACAGCGCTGAGGCTGTCGCACCACCACGAGGGTTTAAAGAAGGGGTTCCAGCATGATTTGAATTTTTgctcatttgttttatgtttttctatCCCTTTAATGCTTCAATCTCCTCCATCACAagtcaaattaattatgttgCTATTATGATAAAAACGTTTAACACTTTGAAAGAATttcctgtctcttttttttctgtaaatggATTGTCACACTTCTTACAGaacggtgctttgagctaaatgctaacattagcatacGAACATCCACAGACACtgctaacatgttgatgttaACCAggcttaaaggtcttattgataacatttctatgtagacgaatattttgttgaaatgacctgtgactgagactttctaaagcctgaaaacagagccatgaggaggtgcagaagtctagttttctctcagaacacttgaattacaatatgctgaaaggttattatggaattttttgcctaatgatgccaataatattctgcctactgccactttaaaggaacagtgtgtggcatttagaaatggaatataatattaataatataaagtatgttttctttagtgtttaatcacacGTAttaagagttgttgtgttttcgttaccttagaatgggTCCTAtccacggagccggccgcctgtttctacagtagcccagaacggacaaaccaaacactggctctagacagggacattcgcgtttttgtgtcggccaccgtagctctcctacacacttggcacacgggggaaagtttcagttggttgcaatctgcaacctcaccactagatgccaccaaatcctacacactgcacctttaaatacaaAAGCAGAAAATGAGCCAAAAACCATAGAAATCATGCTGGAACTTTCCTTTAAAATCCACTAATAACAGTATGGGCGAGGACGCACTGATCATTCTGACTACAGTGCATCTTCAGTATTAGAAATGATCTAATTTAGCCACCAGTGTAGAAACTATCGCTGTGAAGATGTCGAAGCAGTGATTTGTACTCAATCCTCAGTCGCCTTtgggcagtaaaaaaaaaaaaatcctctccaGAAGCAGTACGCTGCTGAACATGCAGATATGCTGATTTAGTGTCCTAGTTAGTGAGCTGGCCTGAGAGCTATGGCTAAAGACGGCACGTGTATACGATTATAAACAACCGAGGTAATGCGGTAACGCTCCTTAATTTCCGAGCTCTAGGCGTCCTTGCGGCCTAAATGACTTGATGATGAGGGTTAAATTTATACTGAGAGGCCGACGGCACAGCCTTTCagcagcagcggggctccgcggCCCGACCCTGTGTCCGTAAACGTCTGTTTTTCCTCCACGACACACCGTGTCAGGCCTTCCCTGCCTTCATGTATGTGGGGATGGTGCCTCGCTGAGTCAGACCCTCGAAGCGTTTGTACGTGTAGTTGAGGAACACCCAATCCTTTGATTTGAAGTCTGGCTCCGTTGCATTGGCtattaataaaacacacataacaaaaaGGAAGTGTTATTATTCTGCCACTTGAGGGCACTACAGATCATATAATGTAAATCCATTCTATTATTAAGAGAGTAATCAGCATTGTTGAGTATCTATTTCAATCATCGTGACTCATCAGAATCTGACCCCAGACGAATGTTTCCTAATAAGGGATTTTTTCTGCAGTGCAGCTAGCAGAATAGTCCAGATCAGACCAACCTGGCTGAAGGATGTCCGATTCAGGGAAGTCGTCAAAGTTCGAGGTGTCGTCGATACTCTTGATTTCAATGGAGATGGCTGCTGGCCGCTCCCTGTGGAGGCAAGATGGAGAGAATCAAGGATGAACACAGAAATAAAGAAGTATTAAACCCTCAACATTTTAGATCAATAAGGACAATTTCCTGAAACTGCTTTGTGCATAAGCAGGGTTACCCTTCATGCAAGAAGAGcccttttttaacattacttGCTTCATCTATGTGTTAAAGTTATTTTTCACAACACTTGAATGCAACTTTGAGCTGTTATGGAAATGATTTAGACTCTTAGACGACGGATATTCCGACATGACAGAGACCAACATGTTAAACTGCCACCACATTCATGTCTGAAAGGGGGTTTAGAGTTCATGTACCTGATGTGCTCCCAGTCCACCGACTCAAAGAACTGATGACTCTTGATCTCCTCCACGCTCACAGCTCCGACCCTGTTCTCAGCATCAGTGCAatacctgaaacacacaaacaaacagcagactgATAATATAACTGTCCGAAAaacctttatatatatatacacacagtatctGGACAGATATTCACTGTCCACATCAACATGTTTAGCACATGTTTGGCCTTCATGTGAAAATAGAAAACTGAAATGCACctttacatactttaatatcAAGTCTTTGGCCCTCTCTGAGATGGGGACTTCGGGTGGGAAGACGAGGGTTTCCTTCCAGTTCATCACCTTCCTGTATGTCTCCTGTGGCGTCTCAGAGCAGAAGGGTGGGTAACCTGAACACAGCACAACAATcatttaattcacaatcattaAGTACAGCAATACAACCGGCAGAAGTCCACTGGTGGCAGTGGATTTATTCACGTAACCATTCAAATAATTGTCGCAAATGATCTACTGATAGATAACGATCCCTTTAAAACATTTCACACATTGTGGCATCTGCAATGTTTTCAATATTTGCACATGTATTACAAATTCAAACAATTATgcaaaatatttgattttccaAATTTCTTTACATTCACCTCTCCATGTTCTGTCTTACATACAGACAAAAAGCATGCTTACCGATGAGCATTTCATACATGATGACCCCCAGAGACCACCAGTCACACAGCTTGTTGTATCCCGTCTGCATGAAGACTTCAGGAGCGATGTAGTCTGGCGTTCCCACGGTAGAATAAGCCTGACAGtgacacagaaagacagagaagttGAGTGCTCTGGGTCACACACTGACTAGTCAAACATGTTCCATTCAGGTTGATAATTTACTTTGTTAATTATTGCAAgctaaatttgtgatttttgtctTCTTCTGCATGTTGCAGCCACTATGTGCACAATTCCTTTTTTTCCTACTCCAGGGCTTCATATGCACTTCTTTCATTTAGTGAAATGCCTTACCAGCTGCCTCCGGTTCTTCTTCCAGGTTTCTGCTTTCCTCTTGGAGTTCATATTCTGAAAGGCTGCAAGACGCAGGAAAGTAAAGAGAGGAAAAGCAAGCGATTAAGTAAAAGCTACAGAGGTTACCACTTAATATAGTGCACATTAATGTGTATCTGTGTTTGGATCTGGTTTGCTTTGGCTTTGCTTGTGAATATCAGATGTTTAACTCACAGAAATCACTGGGCGGGTTGTGCGTCAGGTTCCTGTAAAATTCTGTGCGATGAGCCTTCTTCAGTCCCGTACACAGGCCGAAGTCTGACAGCTTCACGTGTCCCTGTGAGCAAATAAACATTTGATAAGTCATCTGCAGAGAGTCACCGTGTCGTATGCTTTTACAGTCAGTCCTTCGAGTCTCACCCTGGAGTCCAGCAGCAGGTTGTCTGGTTTGATGTCTCTGTGGATGAAGCCCAGCTGGTGGATGGAGTCGATGGCCAGAACCGTCTCTGCGATGTAGAACTGGGTGGCCTCTTCGGACAGCGTGTCCTTCTTCATCAGCAGGGTCATCATGTCCCCTGTCaacgaggtcagaggtcagaacaaaatgataatacacaacccgtctgtctgtcttgcTCACGAGTTATGTCAGTGAGCATACTAATAACAGGTGGCCTTAAATGCTAGGTTCAAACAAAATGGATCTGAAGTTATCAGTGCAGACCTCCAGGCAGGAACTCCATGATGAGGTAGAGGTTCCTTTTGTCCTGGAAGCTGTAGAACATCTTGACCACCCAGGCGCCGTCCGCCTCTaccagaatgtccctctctGCCCGGATATGAGCAACCTGCAGGGAGACAGTAGACAACATAAGACACCGACAATACGAGAGAGCATGAATGCAACAGCAGCTTTAACAGTAAAGGATGGGTCCATTATTTATTCAGGTTTTTATAGCATTCTGTAGCTTCCTGGTGGTATACATAGaagtacgtatgttttagcgtcaaaatgctattttcccttcaagcccttctaaaaaccttttcccacgtgacctgatgtagg includes:
- the LOC141761755 gene encoding serine/threonine-protein kinase 38-like; protein product: MTGGTAAALPMSNHTRERVTVAKLTLENFYSTLLTQHEEREMRQKKLEKAMDEEGLPDEEKVMRRSQHARKETEFLRLKRTRLGLDDFESLKVIGRGAFGEVRLVQKKDTGHIYAMKILRKADMLEKEQVAHIRAERDILVEADGAWVVKMFYSFQDKRNLYLIMEFLPGGDMMTLLMKKDTLSEEATQFYIAETVLAIDSIHQLGFIHRDIKPDNLLLDSRGHVKLSDFGLCTGLKKAHRTEFYRNLTHNPPSDFSFQNMNSKRKAETWKKNRRQLAYSTVGTPDYIAPEVFMQTGYNKLCDWWSLGVIMYEMLIGYPPFCSETPQETYRKVMNWKETLVFPPEVPISERAKDLILKYCTDAENRVGAVSVEEIKSHQFFESVDWEHIRERPAAISIEIKSIDDTSNFDDFPESDILQPANATEPDFKSKDWVFLNYTYKRFEGLTQRGTIPTYMKAGKA